A genome region from Terriglobales bacterium includes the following:
- a CDS encoding acyl-CoA dehydrogenase family protein, with product MATTSAVPKTKIPGGSFLLEERRPEDVFTPEDFNEQHQLIAQTAEDFANNEILPAADKLEHKDWALARELLKKASDLGLTSVDIPEQYGGAEMDKVSSCILADHISKYAGFAVGWGGHTGIGTLPIVFFGTEQQKQKYLPKLATGEMIGAYALSESSSGSDALNCRARATLSPDGKHYILNGEKMWITNAGFADLFTVFAKVDGEKFTAFLVERSSPGLSIGAEEHKMGIRGSSTCPLILNDCKVPAENLLGEIGKGHVIAFNILNVGRFKLGAMCVGGARTSLGHAIGYAKQRKAFNKTIADFGLIQEKLADMAVGIFTGEAMVYRTVGMMDVALSDIDKGSADASREIRKAIEEYAVECSVLKVWGSEMLDRVVDEVVQIYAGYGFVEEYPAERAYRDSRVNRIFEGTNEINRMIITGWLLKRAMSGQLPLMPAIKRLMDEVLAGPSMGEPLEGLLVAERTMVAHAKKLALFAAGAASQKYMQALQEQQEILGALADIIIETYAMESVVLRAQKMTDRNGEKASALAIAMAQVYLTKGMEKIEATAKKVIAAVAEGDMLRTQLAILRRLGKYEPFNTIALRQQIAARVLEAGKYVSA from the coding sequence ATGGCGACAACCTCGGCGGTACCCAAGACCAAAATTCCCGGTGGCAGCTTTCTCCTGGAGGAGCGTCGCCCGGAAGATGTGTTTACGCCCGAAGACTTCAACGAGCAGCACCAACTGATCGCGCAGACCGCGGAAGACTTCGCCAATAACGAAATTCTGCCCGCCGCCGACAAACTGGAGCACAAAGATTGGGCGCTCGCACGGGAACTGCTGAAGAAAGCCAGCGACCTCGGCCTGACCTCGGTTGATATTCCTGAGCAGTACGGCGGCGCGGAGATGGATAAAGTCTCGTCCTGCATACTGGCCGATCACATTTCCAAATACGCAGGTTTCGCCGTGGGCTGGGGCGGCCATACCGGCATCGGTACGCTCCCCATCGTATTTTTTGGCACCGAACAGCAGAAGCAGAAATATCTGCCCAAGCTGGCCACAGGAGAAATGATCGGCGCTTACGCGCTGTCGGAATCTTCTTCCGGGTCAGACGCGCTGAACTGTCGCGCTCGCGCCACGCTTTCGCCCGATGGCAAGCATTACATCTTGAACGGCGAGAAGATGTGGATCACCAATGCTGGCTTCGCGGACCTGTTCACCGTCTTTGCGAAAGTAGATGGCGAGAAATTTACTGCATTCCTGGTTGAGCGTTCATCGCCCGGCCTTTCGATCGGCGCCGAAGAGCACAAAATGGGCATCCGCGGCTCCTCCACTTGCCCGCTGATCCTTAATGACTGCAAAGTTCCGGCGGAAAATTTGCTGGGCGAAATCGGCAAGGGACATGTCATCGCTTTCAATATTTTGAACGTGGGCCGCTTCAAGCTGGGGGCCATGTGCGTGGGCGGCGCTCGCACCTCTTTGGGGCATGCCATCGGTTATGCCAAGCAGCGCAAGGCGTTCAATAAGACCATCGCCGACTTCGGCCTAATCCAGGAGAAATTGGCGGACATGGCAGTTGGGATTTTCACTGGCGAAGCCATGGTCTATCGCACGGTCGGCATGATGGATGTGGCGCTCTCCGATATTGATAAGGGCAGCGCCGATGCCAGCCGCGAGATCCGCAAAGCCATCGAAGAGTACGCCGTCGAGTGTTCCGTTCTTAAGGTCTGGGGATCGGAGATGCTCGACCGCGTAGTTGATGAAGTGGTGCAGATCTATGCGGGGTACGGATTTGTGGAGGAGTACCCGGCGGAGCGCGCCTATCGCGACTCGCGTGTGAATCGCATCTTCGAGGGTACCAACGAAATTAATCGCATGATCATTACCGGTTGGCTGCTGAAGCGCGCCATGTCCGGGCAATTACCGCTGATGCCCGCAATCAAGCGGCTGATGGACGAAGTGCTTGCCGGCCCCAGCATGGGCGAACCGCTGGAAGGCCTGCTGGTGGCTGAGCGCACCATGGTTGCCCATGCCAAGAAGCTGGCGCTCTTCGCAGCCGGCGCCGCCTCACAAAAGTACATGCAAGCTTTGCAGGAGCAGCAGGAAATCCTCGGCGCGCTGGCCGATATCATTATTGAGACTTATGCCATGGAATCGGTGGTGCTACGTGCGCAAAAAATGACCGACCGCAATGGCGAGAAGGCCTCCGCACTGGCGATCGCTATGGCACAAGTTTATCTGACCAAGGGGATGGAGAAGATCGAAGCCACGGCAAAGAAAGTGATCGCTGCGGTTGCCGAGGGCGACATGCTCCGCACTCAGCTGGCAATCCTGCGGCGGTTGGGTAAATACGAACCCTTCAACACCATTGCTCTGCGCCAGCAGATTGCAGCCCGCGTGCTGGAAGCGGGAAAGTACGTGAGCGCGTAG
- a CDS encoding GxxExxY protein has product MAAPSVIRKPVTGVNEITRAIIAAAIKVHSALGPGLLESAYQTCLLFELHRSGLKAQAQVPVPVIYDGITIDVGYRLDLLVEDSVIVELKSIEAFTPVHEAQLLSYLKLSGKSVGLLINFNVKHLRSGIKRLVHGRNWSP; this is encoded by the coding sequence GTGGCTGCACCATCTGTAATCCGGAAGCCTGTTACTGGCGTTAATGAAATTACGCGCGCGATCATCGCAGCAGCAATCAAGGTACATTCAGCACTTGGACCTGGACTTCTGGAAAGCGCATACCAGACTTGTTTATTGTTTGAGTTGCATAGATCAGGACTAAAAGCGCAAGCCCAAGTCCCCGTCCCGGTGATCTATGACGGCATAACTATAGATGTAGGCTATCGTTTGGACTTGCTTGTGGAAGATTCCGTCATTGTCGAATTGAAGAGCATTGAAGCGTTCACGCCAGTGCACGAAGCACAACTCCTGTCCTATTTGAAGCTCTCAGGCAAGAGTGTCGGCCTGCTGATTAATTTCAACGTTAAGCACCTTAGAAGTGGCATCAAACGGCTGGTACATGGACGCAACTGGAGCCCCTAA
- a CDS encoding acetyl-CoA C-acyltransferase — protein MREVVIASSVRTAVGKAFRGTLRATRPDELGAVAISGALDRIPQLDKKEIEDVILGCAMPEAEQGMNVARIASLRAGLPVEVSAMTINRFCSSGLQAIAMAAERIMAGGAEVIVAGGTESMTMIPMGGHKVSPNPWLVEHYPDSYLSMGLTAERLAKRYGITREQADLFSLRSHLRALAAIQAGKFDDETVPVPVSFTTPNGSKPKRVEIRFKVDEGPRADTSIEALAALRPAFHAKGIVTAGNSSQMSDGAAAAVVMSAERARALGIKPLARYVSFATAGYKPEEMGVGPVYAIPKALKMAGLKLSDISVIELNEAFAAQSLAVIKEAGLDEERVNPNGGAIALGHPLGCTGAKLTASVIREMKRRNARYGMVTMCVGGGMGAAGIFENLN, from the coding sequence ATGCGTGAAGTCGTCATCGCCAGTTCCGTGCGCACTGCCGTGGGCAAAGCCTTTCGCGGAACCCTGCGCGCTACCCGCCCTGATGAGCTAGGCGCCGTCGCCATTAGCGGTGCGCTCGATCGCATTCCGCAGCTCGACAAAAAAGAAATCGAAGACGTCATCCTCGGCTGCGCCATGCCCGAGGCCGAGCAGGGGATGAACGTCGCGCGCATCGCTTCGCTGCGCGCTGGCTTGCCGGTTGAAGTCTCGGCCATGACCATCAATCGCTTTTGCTCTTCCGGGCTGCAGGCCATCGCGATGGCGGCCGAGCGAATCATGGCCGGAGGTGCTGAGGTCATCGTCGCGGGCGGGACCGAATCCATGACCATGATCCCAATGGGCGGCCATAAAGTTTCGCCTAACCCCTGGCTGGTGGAGCACTATCCGGATTCTTATCTGTCGATGGGTCTCACGGCCGAGCGACTGGCCAAGCGCTATGGAATCACCCGCGAGCAAGCTGACCTGTTCTCGCTGCGCAGCCATTTGCGGGCACTGGCGGCCATTCAGGCGGGCAAGTTCGATGACGAAACCGTGCCCGTGCCGGTCAGTTTCACCACGCCGAACGGCTCCAAACCCAAGCGCGTGGAAATTCGCTTCAAAGTTGATGAGGGTCCACGTGCTGACACTTCCATCGAAGCCCTCGCTGCGCTTCGGCCAGCGTTTCACGCGAAAGGGATCGTCACCGCGGGCAATTCTTCGCAAATGTCAGACGGCGCCGCCGCCGCGGTAGTCATGTCCGCCGAGCGCGCTCGCGCTCTGGGAATCAAGCCGCTGGCCCGCTACGTTTCGTTCGCGACCGCCGGATACAAGCCCGAAGAAATGGGAGTCGGCCCGGTGTACGCCATTCCCAAGGCGCTGAAGATGGCCGGGCTCAAACTTTCTGACATCTCCGTGATCGAACTCAACGAGGCCTTTGCCGCGCAGTCGCTCGCGGTTATCAAAGAGGCTGGCCTGGATGAAGAACGCGTGAATCCGAACGGTGGCGCCATTGCGCTCGGGCACCCGCTGGGCTGCACCGGCGCCAAGCTGACGGCCAGCGTCATCCGCGAAATGAAGCGGCGGAATGCTCGCTACGGCATGGTGACGATGTGCGTAGGCGGCGGCATGGGAGCAGCGGGGATTTTCGAAAATCTCAATTAA